The genomic stretch ATGCCCGCATCGAGCGCGACCAGCGCCCCGCCGTCCGCTGCCACCACCAGGTCCGCCGCCGCCGCGAGCTCCTGCAGCAGCCCCGCCGAAGGCGGCTCCCCGTGGGCAATCACCAGCGCCCGCATGCCTCCATTCAACCCGCCGGCGGGCAACCGCGCGAGCCCCGCATGGTTGTACCCGCAACCGACCCGCTGCTACCGTCGAACCGGTAACGTCCACATCGTCTGTAAGGAGCCCCGCACATGCCTGCATCCATCCCCGCGTCTCACCGCGACCTCTTCGAAAAACCGAACTTCGGCCACCTCGCCACCCTCATGCCCGACGGCTCGCCCCAGGTCACCCCGGTCTGGGTCGATATCGACGGTGACACCATCCTCGTCAACACCGCCGAGGGCCGCGTCAAAGCCCGGAACCTCGCCCGCGACGGCCGTGTCGCGATCTCCGTCGCCGACCAGCAGAATCCCTACCGCTACATCCAGGTCCGCGGCCGCGTTATTGCCCGCACCCACGACGGCGCCGACGCCCACATCGATAAGCTCGCGAAGAAATACCTCGGCCAGGACCGCTACCCCTTCCGCCAGCCCGGCGAACAGCGCGTCATCTT from Tepidiforma thermophila encodes the following:
- a CDS encoding PPOX class F420-dependent oxidoreductase gives rise to the protein MPASIPASHRDLFEKPNFGHLATLMPDGSPQVTPVWVDIDGDTILVNTAEGRVKARNLARDGRVAISVADQQNPYRYIQVRGRVIARTHDGADAHIDKLAKKYLGQDRYPFRQPGEQRVIFRIQPENVQVSG